In the genome of Leucobacter luti, one region contains:
- a CDS encoding MMPL family transporter, with amino-acid sequence MALTPARRRFSDRLTSRSGAWISLGIVVMILVGLFGAFSSAQAPARSAAAPVNSESTHVSELLQQFPGADRQSVLVVATRDDGAQLSDTDLADLDSLRSVLDDTGAAQASGPLLSEDNAAALLVAPITVGEDNTETSATIEGIRAALAQAQPAGLHLQVTGGPAFGADIAASFSGANFTLLIVTMLIVALLLIITYRSPVLWLVPLIVVALADGLAGRITAAAGSAWDLQFDAGIISVLVFGAGANYALLLISRYREELLLSEDHRVALSIAWRKTAPAILASNVTVVLALLTLVLAAIPGTHGLGVASALGLVVALAAVLFALPPLLAVCGRKLFWPFVPRPGSSRPQGRVWRAVAERVMRRPLVSLLAGLAVLSVMATGLFGTAVGLDQTAKFRVESESAAGLNTLSEHFPAGEAQPIWVVTNSAEAPQVLAALERVPGIVRAHPAGTTAGSDAGSGSDAGSVPDASSMPDTGSVPNAGSAPDAGSLPSAGVAPGTGSDGDSGAETEAGSKAGSSGSRSQPGAESGSGAESESESGAGSGSTEGLTKIMVTSEFVPSTPESLAQITAIRAAVHTVPGADARVGGAVATDVDARDGNDRDMLLIAPLVLLVSFVVLTILLRSLIAPILLLLVNLASAVAAIGAGAWVSRMLFGQHALDLQVPLLAFLFLIALGIDYTIFLVHRAKSEVASIGTRAGMVEAITHTGGVITSAGIVLAGVFAALGVLPLVTLGQLGLIVGIGVLVDTLVVRTVIVPALFGILGDRIWWPTRVPGPLRP; translated from the coding sequence ATGGCACTCACACCAGCGCGTAGGCGCTTCTCGGACAGGCTGACCTCGCGCAGCGGCGCCTGGATCTCACTCGGAATAGTGGTGATGATCCTTGTGGGGCTCTTTGGAGCCTTCAGCTCAGCTCAGGCCCCGGCGCGCAGCGCAGCGGCTCCCGTGAACTCGGAATCAACTCACGTGTCTGAGCTCCTCCAGCAGTTTCCTGGAGCTGATCGCCAGTCAGTGCTCGTCGTGGCGACCCGGGACGATGGTGCGCAGCTTTCAGATACCGATCTCGCGGATCTCGACTCGCTCCGTTCAGTGCTCGACGACACCGGCGCCGCCCAAGCTTCGGGACCGCTCCTGAGCGAGGATAACGCGGCAGCCCTGCTCGTCGCGCCCATCACCGTGGGCGAGGACAACACGGAGACTTCGGCCACCATTGAGGGGATCCGCGCGGCGCTTGCTCAGGCACAGCCCGCTGGGCTCCACCTTCAAGTCACCGGTGGCCCAGCCTTCGGCGCGGATATCGCTGCCTCGTTCTCGGGGGCGAACTTCACCCTTCTCATCGTCACCATGCTGATCGTTGCGCTGCTCTTGATCATCACCTACCGCTCCCCCGTACTCTGGCTGGTTCCCCTCATCGTCGTGGCACTCGCAGACGGGCTTGCCGGGCGTATCACGGCCGCAGCAGGATCCGCGTGGGATCTCCAGTTCGACGCCGGAATAATCAGCGTGCTCGTCTTCGGAGCCGGGGCGAACTACGCGCTCCTCCTCATATCCCGCTACCGTGAGGAGCTCCTCCTCAGCGAGGACCACCGGGTGGCGCTCAGTATTGCCTGGCGCAAGACCGCGCCAGCGATCCTCGCATCCAACGTCACCGTGGTGCTCGCACTGCTGACACTCGTTCTCGCCGCCATTCCTGGCACCCACGGCCTCGGTGTCGCATCCGCGCTCGGTCTCGTGGTCGCCCTCGCAGCGGTGCTGTTCGCTTTGCCGCCACTCCTCGCAGTGTGCGGGCGGAAGCTGTTCTGGCCGTTCGTGCCGCGCCCCGGGTCGTCCCGCCCCCAGGGACGGGTGTGGCGGGCCGTCGCCGAGCGCGTGATGCGTCGTCCGCTCGTGAGCCTCCTCGCGGGGCTCGCAGTGCTCAGCGTCATGGCAACCGGCCTGTTCGGCACCGCCGTCGGCCTCGATCAGACCGCGAAATTCCGCGTCGAGTCCGAATCCGCTGCGGGCCTGAACACGCTCTCCGAACACTTTCCAGCGGGCGAAGCACAGCCAATCTGGGTGGTCACCAACAGCGCAGAGGCGCCCCAGGTACTCGCAGCGCTCGAGCGTGTGCCGGGAATCGTGCGCGCCCACCCCGCGGGTACGACGGCGGGGTCTGATGCAGGCTCCGGATCTGACGCAGGCTCCGTGCCCGATGCCAGCTCTATGCCCGATACAGGCTCCGTGCCCAATGCCGGCTCCGCGCCTGATGCCGGCTCTCTGCCTAGTGCCGGTGTCGCCCCAGGTACCGGATCGGACGGCGACTCCGGGGCCGAGACGGAGGCTGGATCCAAGGCTGGATCCAGCGGTTCCCGGTCCCAGCCTGGTGCCGAGTCCGGATCCGGAGCCGAGTCCGAATCCGAGTCCGGTGCCGGATCCGGCAGCACCGAGGGGCTCACCAAGATCATGGTGACGAGCGAGTTCGTGCCGAGCACTCCCGAAAGCCTCGCCCAGATCACAGCGATTCGGGCAGCGGTGCACACGGTGCCCGGCGCTGACGCCCGCGTGGGCGGTGCCGTCGCGACCGATGTTGACGCGCGCGACGGGAACGATCGCGACATGCTCCTCATTGCGCCCCTCGTGTTGCTCGTCAGCTTCGTCGTACTCACCATTCTGTTGCGCTCGCTCATCGCACCGATCCTGCTCCTGCTGGTCAACCTCGCAAGCGCCGTCGCCGCAATCGGGGCGGGAGCGTGGGTGAGCCGGATGCTCTTTGGGCAGCACGCTCTCGATCTGCAAGTGCCGCTGCTCGCATTCCTCTTCCTGATTGCGCTTGGGATCGACTACACGATCTTCCTCGTGCACCGCGCGAAGTCGGAGGTGGCGTCCATCGGCACTCGCGCGGGCATGGTGGAGGCAATTACTCACACGGGCGGTGTGATCACGAGCGCCGGGATCGTGCTCGCCGGCGTCTTTGCAGCGCTCGGGGTGCTCCCGCTCGTGACGCTCGGGCAGCTTGGCCTGATCGTGGGGATCGGCGTACTCGTCGACACACTGGTGGTGCGCACCGTGATCGTGCCGGCCCTCTTCGGCATCCTGGGCGACCGGATCTGGTGGCCCACTCGCGTGCCCGGGCCCCTTCGCCCGTGA
- a CDS encoding N-acetyltransferase has translation MSTPKLPVRLATVADRAAITRVLVPAFWDDPVWGPMFPAPDESERRQQASGFWDFMVGEALHYPDTYVAVAPDGTLAAVAVWYPPGAAEIREEMLPAYDALTLELLGAAGAAAVHDSGERFDAERPRQPHAYLNFLAVAPEWRGHGIGMALLRETRARYDAAGIPSYLESTNPGNDLRYEREGYRPHGTVVFADGGAATTFWRDAP, from the coding sequence GTGAGCACACCCAAGCTTCCCGTCCGATTGGCCACCGTCGCGGACCGCGCCGCGATCACGCGGGTGCTGGTCCCAGCGTTCTGGGACGATCCCGTGTGGGGGCCGATGTTCCCCGCCCCAGATGAATCGGAGCGCCGCCAGCAGGCGAGCGGCTTCTGGGATTTCATGGTGGGCGAGGCCTTGCACTACCCCGACACGTACGTGGCGGTGGCGCCAGATGGAACGCTGGCTGCGGTGGCCGTCTGGTATCCCCCGGGTGCCGCTGAGATCCGGGAGGAAATGCTGCCGGCGTACGACGCGCTCACGCTCGAGCTCCTGGGCGCTGCAGGCGCAGCCGCAGTGCACGACTCCGGGGAACGCTTTGACGCAGAGCGACCGCGGCAGCCGCACGCGTACTTGAATTTCCTCGCGGTCGCGCCCGAATGGCGTGGGCACGGGATCGGTATGGCGCTGCTCAGGGAAACTCGGGCACGCTACGACGCGGCCGGGATTCCGAGCTATCTGGAGTCGACGAACCCCGGGAACGACCTCAGGTACGAACGCGAGGGGTACCGCCCCCACGGCACTGTGGTGTTCGCCGACGGCGGCGCAGCCACCACATTCTGGCGCGACGCACCCTGA
- a CDS encoding LuxR C-terminal-related transcriptional regulator, translating to MGIAGANIRESVSTEVLKLSLEGASVLVSGPLGSGKSHLLRGVARRLERAGALVQSVDCVAEDAPDAVASTAPDAVLVLDNLERADGALLQASFERVRPEQPLLMSLTVGPHHAALMHTLDTIAGSSPRARSLIEAVRRVELEPVSPAGIERLLHERSEHRLNSATAHLITTLAAGRPGWAVDLLKLAEHGYLSARPRPGIIEAPHSELDLPALRAIARSFGSVSVAAATAALALSELGPIDLPGARDLVGAEATTELTNLGALAKEPGSELFSVPAFIATALRPHADAELLEQRREAVALRLVAQEALGIPLSEAELLLCARSLRTRTAESEPGLLGRARSRVLQRAAANLISFNGEIEARTFLLRSGALEDEPDPLQHARMLSALVGPAPALEALTLAPRPTNTSALLLHEYLAARFAAELRGNSPSADAIQPGSLPETAANHGVPDAASPGQNPAQDPPPPLSEDHTLALCADATTVFRLWNDTANIDGETPKLYPIAQRSSSPEVAALATALADLELVWHGQLPRGSWLAMGTPIPHPSRDATDLTRTISGPLLLAHALTVLLAGEQALRGEELLAAVEHTSPRDSHKRWLRHILAAGSALVCGDLDRAHLEWELLISTAPRFTPLRLRSYLDHIGAAIRDGRDSAVAPAAPLADTLAESIPERITRYLSGRHHALDTAASPAENPLTALPVVRLANAHLQAAHDQNPAELLRAASRLMRLELWAPTAFALRTARMIFLSRRAVGGVQQCDDKLAELEDRVSRSVPWYREGSLPAACHTRLTPRERETAALAAEGFSNREIASRLGCGVRTVESHLAQARAKLGSPSRKELAGRLAAVGSGE from the coding sequence ATGGGAATAGCTGGCGCGAATATTCGCGAATCGGTCAGTACCGAAGTCCTCAAGCTGAGCCTGGAAGGCGCAAGCGTCCTCGTCTCAGGCCCGCTCGGCTCAGGGAAGAGCCACCTGTTGCGCGGTGTCGCGCGCCGCCTCGAGCGCGCCGGCGCTCTGGTGCAATCGGTGGACTGCGTTGCAGAGGACGCCCCCGACGCCGTCGCCTCGACGGCCCCCGATGCAGTGCTCGTGCTCGACAATCTTGAGCGCGCCGACGGAGCGCTGTTACAGGCGAGTTTTGAACGCGTCAGGCCCGAGCAACCCCTGTTGATGTCGCTCACTGTTGGCCCCCATCACGCGGCACTCATGCACACGCTCGACACGATTGCAGGCTCGTCCCCACGGGCGCGCTCACTGATTGAGGCCGTACGCCGTGTCGAACTCGAGCCCGTATCACCGGCCGGCATTGAACGGCTGTTGCACGAGCGTTCAGAACACCGCCTCAATTCGGCAACAGCGCACCTGATCACAACGCTCGCAGCCGGGCGTCCTGGCTGGGCGGTTGACCTTCTCAAATTGGCAGAGCACGGATATCTCAGTGCCCGCCCCCGGCCAGGAATCATTGAAGCACCGCACAGTGAGCTCGATCTGCCCGCGCTTCGTGCGATCGCCAGGTCCTTCGGGTCCGTCTCAGTAGCGGCGGCAACTGCCGCACTCGCGCTCTCAGAGCTCGGCCCGATCGACCTTCCTGGAGCGCGCGATCTCGTCGGAGCAGAGGCAACCACTGAACTCACGAACCTGGGGGCACTGGCAAAGGAGCCGGGCTCCGAACTCTTCTCCGTACCGGCCTTCATTGCAACCGCGCTCCGCCCGCATGCCGACGCAGAGCTACTTGAACAGCGACGGGAGGCTGTCGCACTCCGGCTCGTCGCGCAAGAGGCACTCGGCATTCCGCTGTCCGAAGCCGAACTACTGCTGTGCGCCCGCTCTCTGCGGACACGAACCGCAGAGAGCGAACCGGGGCTCCTCGGCCGAGCCCGGTCCCGCGTGCTCCAGCGGGCAGCAGCAAACCTGATCTCGTTCAATGGGGAAATTGAGGCCCGCACGTTCCTCCTGCGTTCTGGGGCGCTCGAGGACGAGCCGGACCCACTGCAGCATGCCCGCATGCTCAGCGCCTTGGTCGGGCCAGCTCCGGCGCTCGAAGCACTCACCCTTGCACCTCGCCCAACAAACACCTCCGCGCTGCTCCTGCACGAGTATCTTGCGGCCCGGTTCGCCGCCGAACTTCGGGGGAACAGCCCCAGCGCAGATGCGATCCAGCCCGGTTCCCTCCCGGAGACCGCTGCGAATCACGGTGTGCCCGACGCTGCCTCCCCCGGTCAGAATCCAGCCCAGGATCCACCCCCACCCCTGTCTGAAGATCACACGTTGGCACTGTGCGCTGACGCGACCACCGTGTTTCGGCTCTGGAACGACACCGCGAATATCGATGGGGAGACTCCCAAGCTGTACCCGATCGCCCAGCGCAGCTCATCACCGGAGGTGGCTGCGCTGGCAACGGCTCTGGCCGATCTTGAACTCGTCTGGCACGGGCAGCTTCCCCGGGGGTCATGGCTCGCAATGGGCACACCGATCCCCCACCCTTCACGTGATGCGACAGACCTCACTCGGACGATCTCGGGCCCCCTCTTGCTCGCACACGCCCTCACGGTGTTGCTCGCAGGCGAGCAAGCACTCCGAGGCGAGGAACTGCTCGCTGCGGTGGAGCACACGTCGCCGCGCGATTCCCACAAACGCTGGCTGCGGCACATCCTCGCCGCGGGGAGCGCGCTCGTGTGTGGCGATCTAGACCGAGCGCACCTGGAGTGGGAACTCCTCATCAGTACGGCGCCACGATTCACGCCGCTTCGGCTGCGCAGCTATCTCGACCACATCGGTGCGGCGATCCGAGACGGGCGCGACTCGGCCGTTGCCCCGGCGGCGCCGCTTGCTGACACGCTCGCCGAATCAATTCCCGAGCGAATCACTCGCTACCTCTCGGGGCGACACCATGCACTGGATACCGCGGCATCGCCGGCGGAGAACCCTCTCACCGCACTCCCTGTCGTGCGGCTCGCAAATGCGCACCTGCAGGCCGCACACGACCAGAATCCGGCCGAACTCCTCCGAGCTGCATCGCGCCTCATGCGACTCGAACTGTGGGCGCCGACCGCGTTCGCGTTGCGCACTGCCCGAATGATCTTCCTGAGCAGACGCGCCGTCGGTGGCGTGCAGCAGTGCGATGACAAGCTCGCAGAGCTTGAAGATCGCGTCAGTCGCTCGGTGCCGTGGTACCGCGAAGGTTCTTTGCCAGCGGCGTGTCACACGCGGTTAACGCCACGGGAGCGGGAAACCGCAGCGCTCGCCGCAGAAGGATTCTCCAACCGCGAGATCGCGAGCCGGCTCGGGTGCGGAGTGCGCACCGTCGAGTCGCACCTGGCTCAAGCGCGAGCGAAGCTTGGCTCCCCCTCCCGAAAGGAACTCGCTGGGAGGCTCGCGGCGGTCGGGAGCGGAGAGTAG